The following is a genomic window from Globicephala melas chromosome 6, mGloMel1.2, whole genome shotgun sequence.
GAACACATGTCCCACTTAAAGACCAGACCTTCATTATTATAACTTGCACACCCCtgcctttcttctcctctccctcatcCCTCCCCACAGAGACTGCTGTACTCTTGacttttgcttttaaaacttcAATCAGTCTGATAGGCAAAACTATCTCCTGTCCTATGACAGGCGGCCTACTGCCTGCTGTATGCTTAAACAGTATATTGTGTAGTTTCATTTGTCTTCCACGACCTGGCTTTTTCACTCCTCATGTctgtaagattcatccatgtcattcccccccacccccgctatATAATATTTCACCATGTGAACGTATCATAATGTAATTAAAAACTTCCATTCTCCTTGATAGCTAtatgagttgtttccagttttgtattatttcaagcattgctgctatgaactttgttACATACATTTGCAAGAATTTCTCcagggtatatacctaggagcagAATGCAAAATTTTCCaactttgttttccaaagtgattataGAGGTACATTTTAAAACCTCGCTTTCTTCACGTATTACGTATCCTGTAATATCCTGGACATCCCTTCCTGTCGGTGCCTATTGACCTGCGTCATTCATTTTAGCGGGGCTGTGTCTTTGTTCATTTAACCAGGTGTCCAGGCTACTTAAGTTATTTTTCACTATCGCATAAAATGATGTAATGAATACCACAATTATTATAAGAAGTAATGTAACATTTTTAATCCTAACAACACCCTGTGAGGTTGTTCTCCCTATTTCCGGGAAGCAGGGGAAGTGTAAGTAAGTGCCAAGGCCGCACGGCTAGCAGACGGCAGGGTCGAACTTGAATCCAAGAGTGGATCCCTGAGTTCACTCAGGGTGACTACTGGGTGCAGGGCTCTGGAGGCCCGAGGTAGGGATGCCCAGGGAGAAACTCAGCTGATTCCAAGCGCAGTGtgctctgggactcagtttccccatccccGTCGTGGTAACAATAAAGCGAGGTAGAAGTGGGCCTGACCCACACTAAATGTTCTCCGGAAGACTGTTGTTATTGTCGTTGTCACTACAGGCTGCCCAGAGGAGTAAGCGAGGCGCTCGGGTGCCCCGGGCCGGGGCTCGTCCGCCCCTCACCCATCCCCGCCTGCACCGCCCAGGGGCGGGGCCACCCGCGGCCCCCGAAGGCTCCGCCCGCCTCCCAGGCCTGAACCGGAGAGCGGCGAGCGGCGGCGCTAGGACCCGGCGGGCCTGGGCTGCAGCGGGGCCTGGGCGGCCAGAGTGGCGCGGACCCTGGCTCGTGGCTCCCGGCGCCATGTGAGGGGGCTCGGGGGTCGCGGGGAGCCGGGCGCTCCCCGGGGGAGGTGAGCTGGCGCCGCGCGGGGGCGGGCAGCGGGAGGGGGGCGCTGCCTGCGCCCCTGGTGGTGGTGGGGCCGCCAGGAGCCGCTGGGGATGGAGATTGATATGGGGGCCCCTGGGGCTCCCCTAGACCCACTCACTCTTGGCAACCGCGCCTGGAGATCCCGGTCCCCGCGCCCAAGGGCTGTCGCGGTGTTAGCGGGGCCTCCTGCCGCTGACTACCCCATTAGAGCTCGGGGACCCTGCCGCCGTCCtgcctcccttctcttcccagctGAGGCTAGAGCTCCGTACCCCCCGGAGTGCTGGAGTTGGGGGGTTCAGCGCAAGCGGGGCGCAGAGGGTGAGTCGTCCCCCTCCTAGGTGCACCCACGGTTTCGGCGCCCCCTATTTGGAATTAggagcccccctcccccttctcccggGAGCTCTCCTCCCACGCGGCTCGTGGGGGCGTCCCGAGCCTGCAGGAGGACTCCCCGAGCTGGGAGAAGCAAAGCCCCCAAACAGAGGGCAGGGTGTGGCCCCATAGCCTGAGCTCACGGTTTCAGCCCTCCGGCTCGGCCCACCTTGGGGCTGAGTTCACGATCCTGGCTCAGAGCTCTGGGCTGCTGCCTCCCTAGCCTGAGCAAGTCGCTCCCAACAGTCCTGCTCTCCGGTGCTGGGCCAGGTGCTGGGAACGCACTCAGTGGCCTCTGGTCAGTTCCAGCCCTGGGGGATCCTTGAGAGAGATCCAGTCAGGCTCAGCCCTGGGCTGCTCCCTGGAAACAAGCATGGAAATAAGGCACCCCAGCAGGCTCTGGACAGCTCTGCAAGGCACtttgcctctctgaacctcagtctcctcgtctgtgaaatggggataagagCCCCTGCTGTGCAGAATTGCCAGGAAGATTCAGTGAGTGGGTGATGCTTAGCAAGGGCTCCACATTTATTGATATTAGAGGGAAGTTGCTGGGCCATGCATCAGAGGGCAGGGGAGTGTTTCTCTGGCAAGTTCTTGGAGAGGCAGGCCTTGAACAATGAATAACCACAAAACTCACAGCTGCTGGCACTGATCAAGCACTTTCAAATCCTGTGCTTCCGTTGCCACATCTGCTTGAATCCTCCTAACAACATTGTGAGTTACCTACTCTTAttattccatttcacagatgaggaaactgaggctcagagaggtcacatGGCTTGCCCGAGGCCCCTCAGCCAGTAAGTGGTGGAACCGGGATTCGCACTTGAACATGAGTTGCTGTACTGACCATGGTCTTCTCAGAGCAGGATTGTGATGGGCCTGACCAGGGGGACAGTGGTCCTGGCTGAGGGCACTGCTCAGGCAAAGGTGGGAAAGTGGGGGGTGGGCCTGGGAACTGGAGTGCTCTAGTGTGTCTGGAGCTTGGGGCATCCAAAGGAAAGGGTAGTGAGAGGGGAGGCTCAGCTCAGAGAGGCAGCTGGAATGCTAGAGGCGTCAGGGTAGATGGGGACTGCCCAGGGATCTGGATGACTTTTGCCTTAATGGGCTATGAATCTAAGAACAAGCCGCTCTTCCCTTCTGATGAGCCgcagtttcctgatctgtgccGCAGGGACTGGACCCTGTGAGAGTCCGGATGAGTGTCCTAGGGGCCTCCCTGCATAGCTTTGAAGGCTGGCGGCGAAGGCTGGCTGCGGAGAAATCTGAAGCTGGGTTTGGGAGGAGGGGGCTCCCGAGGAGAGGGGGCGGGGTTGGGTGGTGGGCGGAGTTGGGTGGTGGGCGGAGTTAAGACCCAACCAATCAGGAGCGGCGTGGGGGCACCTCCTTTAGCCTGGGGTTCTCTGGCTATTCCTGGTGGCGGTGTAGGAGTAAACAGCTGCTAGGTCAGGGGGCGGAGATAGTGGCGGGAGATGGGAGGCCCCTGGAGGGAAGGACGGAGCTGGGAAGCTCCTGGGccccagtttctctctctgcGCACTCTCCTTCCCTTAGTGCCTTCTGGCCTCGAATcggctggaggtggctggacacAAGTACTTACTCACTTTTGACAGGTGGGGAAATTGAGATCTGCAGAGAAGCTGCGTCGTGCGTGGATGGGCGGGGGGCGTTGGGGAGTGAGGAGCAGAGCTGAGCTTGTATGGTCCCGGACCCCACTGCGCCCCAGGGTGGGGCTGTGATTATAACCATTGGACAGATGAGTCTGAGCCCTTAACCCCCAAGATCTTATTAATGAACAaagtcaaaggggaaaaaaaagataagaatgaaGTCATTCAGCAGTCCTCCTGCACCCATCTCCAGGGCTCTGGAGACACAGCAGAGAATGTGAGGCCCTGTGCCAGCTGCGACCTCAGAGAGCTCTCAGCGGGGAGGTGGCACGCAGGGCACATTCCTGGCCCACCTCAGGCTGGGAGGATGAGTGGGCGTGAACAACATTGTGGAGGATGTCCTAGTCAGAGGGGCCAGTTTATGCAAGACCTGGAAGGGTATGAGTTTAGAGGAGTTTGGGGACCTACAAGGAATGTTATTCCCAGGCCTCAGGAACATAAGACAGGGTTTAGAGTAGGCGTGTGAATGGGGCTCctgctgggtggggggcaggccccCCCAGCAAGGGAGCCAGTTTTAGGCCTGCCAGCTGCCTTCGAGCAGAGTGGGAGAGTGCACgggcagagacagaggcagggctctgccaccACCTGGCTGTATGACATCAGGCCGGTTCCTGCCCTTTTTGGGCCTCAGTGTCTCCACCTGCAAAATGCGTACAGCCCTGAGCCTTGAAGTCATGGGTGGGTAGGAgggctggcaggggtggggagggtgtaGCCTAGGACCAGCTGGACTTGGGGGAAGGCACCCAGGCCATAACTCTTTCTGTGGCTTGTAGGTGTgaccccacacccctgccccctgGGCCACCTGCAGGACGCTGGCCCCTGCCCCTCAGCAGACGCCGGAGAGAGATGAGTAGCAACAAAGTAAGTCTCCCTTCATTTCTTGTCCCCATCTCAGCTTCTTATTTCCCTCCGTGAAATGGGCTCCTTTGGACCTGCCTCAGACCCAGGCGCTACAAGTCTCTCTTCCCTGCCGAGAAGCTGCTGATGCCTGGGAGACCCTGGTGTGAGCCCTGCTGTGGCCACTGATCTGTGTGGCCTGGGCAagctcctgcctctctctgggcCCAGGTCCACCTCTGTCCTCCTAGACTTGACTGGTCCATCTGTGGTAAAGGGCTGGCCGAGAAGGTGACTGTGGAGTGctgtgcagggggtgggggtgaggagtgAAGGTGAACGGGAGGTTGGGAGAGGGGGCAGTGGTCAGAGTCAAAAATGACATGATATTGTGAGCATCACTCTGAGGGTTTCAGGGTTCCCATGATCCATTCAT
Proteins encoded in this region:
- the ST6GALNAC6 gene encoding alpha-N-acetylgalactosaminide alpha-2,6-sialyltransferase 6 isoform X5, with translation MEIDMGAPGAPLDPLTLGNRAWRSRSPRPRAVAVLAGPPAADYPIRARGPCRRPASLLFPAEARAPYPPECWSWGVQRKRGAEDEETEAQRGHMACPRPLSQCDPTPLPPGPPAGRWPLPLSRRRREMSSNKEQRSAVFVILFALITILILYTSNSANEVFHYGSLRGRTRRPVNLKKWSITDGYIPILGNKGKVPLVVEHRLVHHGDCGGVV